Below is a window of Mucilaginibacter ginkgonis DNA.
CAAATAATACACTCCGGATATCGCTACTAACAATGATATTAAATAGAATGATATGCTGAGGTAAACCGCCAAACCAACCTGCATATGGAATACGTCCGCAAGTTTGGTAAAGATGGCTTCGCGGGCGCCCGCGCCCCCGATTGTAGGCAGTACTGCTGCCAGGGCCGACAATAGAAACGACAACAAATAGGCCGCAAACTTCCCGGTAAAGTTTTGCCCGAACATTACCAGCAAAATGGTAAGCAACTGGAGTGACTGCACCATTACGGCTTTTAAATGAGCGGTAAAAAAGTAGTGCGTGTAGTCCTTAAAAAAGTAGCGGGCAACGCCGTAGTAAATTGCTGTGCCTGCAAGAAAAATACTGCCGGGAATAAAGAAATGCAGCGGGAATTGCGGCACCAATACGATAAGTATACATACTATCAGGCCTATGGCCCAAAGTCCGCTTAACCGGTCGAACAGTAATGCCCAAAAGGTTTTTTTAGCCGGGATGTTGTATTTCTTTTTTAGCAGGTAGATCTTATATCCGTCGCCGCCTATACCGCCCGGCAGTAAAAAGTTATAAAACATGCCCAGTAAGTAAAGGCGCAAGTTAAACCGCCAGTCGAGTTTTAAACCTATGGACTTTATAAAGCTTAGCAAGCGCCATGAAGAAACTACAGTAGAAAGTATAAAGCAAAGAAAGGCAGCGAACATCCACCAATAATTGGCCACCAAAAAGTGATCTTTAACCTTGCTTAATGGTACTTTGCTGAATACATAATATAACAGGGCAGATGTAACGACGATCTTGGCCAGCAACTTCAAAAAGTTGATCACCTTTTGTTTGGTAGTCTTTGGCGCTACTTCTTCTTCGGCTTCTGTCATTGCGCGCAAAGATAGGCAATTAGTTAAATGGTGAATGGTTGATTGTGTGATTGGTGAGTGGTTAGAAAAGGATAACTGCGTTAGCGATTGGAGCGGATACCGGCTTGTGTGTAAGGCCTGCAGGCGTATGAGCGGAAAGCGCGACGCGAAGGGAAACGCCATAATAATTCTATATTTTAAAAATATTCTATCTTTTTTGAATCACCATCTTTTATAAACACGAACCCGATTTCTAATCTTAATACAAGCAAGACCATCTTACTTGAAAATCATTGCGATTTCGAGAAATCTTACAACTAATCTACTTTTAGAAAAACCTTAACAACCACTCAACAAATCAACCGCTCACTATTCCCATAATACTTACCTTTGCAAAAATTAAGGCTATGAGTAAAGTGAACGTCGCGCTGGTACAAATGAGTTGCGTTGCAGATAAGCAACAGAACTTAAATAAAGCAATTGACAAGGTACGCGAAGCTGCCAATAAAGGAGCACAGGTTGTTTGCCTGCAAGAGCTTTTTACTTCATTGTATTTTTGTGATGTTGAAGATTACGACAACTTTAAATTAGCCGAAGCAATCCCCGGACCGTCTACAGATGAACTTTCCAAGGTAGCTGCCGAATTGGGTGTAGTGATCATAGCTTCGCTTTTTGAAAAACGTACCCAAGGCCTTTATCATAACACAACGGCGGTTGTAGATGCCGACGGCTCTTACTTAGGCAAGTATCGCAAAATGCACATCCCGGACGATCCTGGTTTTTATGAGAAGTTCTACTTTACTCCGGGCGATCTGGGTTACAAAGTTTTTAAAACTAAATTTGCTACAATAGGGGTGTTGATCTGCTGGGACCAGTGGTATCCCGAAGCGGCACGGATCACTTCATTAATGGGTGCTGAGATATTATTTTATCCAACTGCTATCGGCTGGGCATCCACCCAAGACGTTGACACCAATACAGAGCAATACAATGCCTGGCAGACCATTCAACGCAGCCACGCGGTTGCCAATGGTATACACGTAGTAAGTGTTAATCGTGTGGGCGAAGAAGCTGGCTTGAAATTCTGGGGCGGATCTTTTGTATCGAACCCTTTTGGCAAAGTAATGTTCCAGGGGTCTCATCACGATGAGGAAGTGACTGTTGTAGAACTCGACCTGGATAAAACTGATCATTACCGCACGCACTGGCCTTTTTTACGTGACAGAAGAATCGATAGCTATCAGCAGATTACAAAACGTTTGATCGACGAGGAGTAATTTATATTATATACTTTCCTAGTCGCCCCGGGTGGCGCTGCAATTTTATAGGAACGTTTTGATTGTCCTTAAAGATTGCTTCGTTCCTCGCAATGACAATTTGGATTTATCATGAGCAACCAACCATCAACTATAGGTAACCCTGCAAACTCCGGCCTCACTTTCCCTGCCGAGTGGGCACCACACACCGCTACATGGCTTAGCTGGCCGCATAAGGAAGAATCGTGGCCGGGGAAAATTGGCATGATCTATAGCAAGTATTGCGAGTTCATTAAGGTAGTTGCTGAAGGAGAAAAAGTGCGAATCAACGTAAAGGACGACTTGATGGAAACCTTCGCCAAACAACAACTTGAAATGGCGGGCGCCGATTTGAGCAATATTGAATTCTATCATTTCCCCACCAATGATGCCTGGTGCCGCGACCATGGCCCTGCATTTTTGATCAACAGCCAAACCAAAGAAAAGGTGATTGTCGACTGGGGCTACAATGCCTGGGGCAATAAATATCCGCCATATGATCTGGATGATGTAATTCCCACACGTATAGCAAAAGAATTTGATCTGCCGGTATACCATCCGGGTATTGTTATGGAAGGTGGTTCTGTAGACTTCAACGGAGCCGGAACAGTGTTAACCACTACGGCATGCTTGCTTAACCCTAACCGTAACCCGCATCTTAGCAAAGAGCAGATAGAAGAATACCTGCGCAATTTTTATGGCGTTAAGCAGGTACTTTGGCTGGGTGACGGGATAGTGGGGGATGATACGGATGGCCACATTGATGACATTACCCGTTTTGTAAATGAAGACACCGTCGTTACGGTAGTAGAAGATGACCCCGAGGATGACAATTATCATTTACTGCAAGAAAATCTTGAAGCTTTAAAAAAAATGCGACTGCTGGACGGCAGACAATTAAATATTGTTGAACTGCCTATGCCTGATGCTGTAGAATATGACAGTCAGCGTTTGCCGGCATCATACGCAAATTTTTATATCGCCAATAGCGCCGTAGTGGTGCCAATTTACCGTTGCGACAAAGACCAGCTGGCTTTAGATATCTTAATCAAATGCTTTCCGGACAGGAAAGTTGTCGGGATCGACTCGACCGACATCATCTGGGGTTTAGGTAGTTTCCATTGCCTGAGCCAGCAGGAGCCGGCCGTGTAAGGCCTCACCCAACCCCTCTCAAAAGGAGGGGGCTACATATTGACACCTCGTTTTTAAAAATCCACTTTTTATTAAAGTCCTCTCCTTTGGAGAGGATTTAGGTGAGGCTGCTTTTCACCGACTACTCATCCCTATTCACCGACTTTTTCATTCCTGCAGCCAGTTATTCATTGGCAAATGCTTATTGTTGTGATAGTTTTGAATCAACATTTAAATTTAAAACAATGGAAAGCAACATATATCAAAAGAAACCCGGCAGCGGTAAAGCCTTTGCAGGGGTAGTTATACTGGTACTGGGTATTATATTCCTGATCCGCCAATTTGATTATTTTTTTATTCCGGATTGGATATTTAGCTGGCCGATGTGGTTAATAGGCATCGGTATCTATCAGGGCTACAAGCACAATTTTAGAAACTATGGCTGGCTAGTAACCATCCTTATTGGGGTGTTATTCCTTAGCGATGATGTTTTCCCATTTATAAATATTGGTCACTTCATCTGGCCGCTCATACTGATCATCATAGGCTTATGGGTAATACTTGGCCGCGATAAATTTAACAAAAGCATGAAACACGCTTTTCACAAAGAGCCATATCCGCCACAACCGGGCGTAGCCTCAGATTGGGACGCACGTGTAGAGACAGAACCTGTTGAAGGTGCACCTGGAGCAGAGCCGGCATCGACAGAACAGATATTTGGCAAGGCACGTTATAATTATGGCGACAGCCATATAGACAGCACCTCGGTATTTGGCAGTGTGCATAAAATGATCCTGTCAAAAGATTTTCAGGGCGGCGAAGTGATAAACATTTTCGGAGGCACCGAATTGAACTTTACGCAGGCAGATATCAACGGCAAAGTTTTTATAGATGTAACCCAGCTTTTTGGCGGCATTAAATTAATAGTTCCTCCGCACTGGCAGGTAGTATCAGACATGGCAGCCATATTTGCCGGTATTGATGATAAACGCCGCCCGGGCGCGACAGCGCTTAACCCCGACAAGATATTAGTATTAAAAGGCACCTCGATATTCGCCGGTGTCGAAGTAAGAAGCTTTTAACCTAAACATTAGCACGTCATGAACTGGTACGTTGTAAAAATTATTTTTCGCATCATCAGTAATGAAAATGGCCGCCGGGCGCAGTTTGATGAACAACTGCGCCTGGTTAAAGCCGCTTCTAAATACATGGCTTTTGAAAAGGCGGGGAGACTGGGCCGAAGCGTTGAACTTCAATATTTAAACAACAGTTATAACCAGGTTAAATGGCAGTTTGTAAACGTTGCAGAAGTTAACGAACTTAACGCATTAGAAGACGGAACAGAACTTTATTGCAACATACATGAAGCTCCCAATGCCGATGTGTATGAAGGATGGACTAACCACAAAGCGGCGTTAATTAGTTTAGACAATTAAGAAAACTAACTTTGGCAGCACCAGTATCAACCTTTGCAAACCTACGCTGGATCTTCGCCGCATGCGGTGTGGCTTGGGCTGCCCTGCAGATATACCTGATACATAGTTTTGGCTTTAACTGGTATATAGCCGCGACAGACGGCCTGGTAACCGCTATTTGTTTGGGTGGTGCATGTTGGTTGATAGACAATACTTTGCGATTTTACCAGCCATCTAAAAACAGCTATTTCAACCTTTTTATATGGTGCGCTCTATTAGCCGGCATTTGCCTGGCTATTGCTCGTTTCGGGCTACCCCAGCTAAACGCTGATGCTGAATATTTTGGCTTCATTAATAAGTCTTTAACAATCCGGTACTTCACCAATTTTTTGGCGATTGGATGGATGGCCATGATCAGTCTGGTATATTACACACAGCAAGATCATAAAGAAAATGAAAACCGTAAGGCCGAGGCCGAAAAATTGGCAAAGGAGGCGGAGTTATACAACCTTCGGCAGCAGCTGCAGCCACACTTTTTGTTCAATAGTCTTAACTCTATAAACGCGTTAATAGGCTTTAAACCCGATGAAGCCCGTAAGATGATTCACCAATTGTCTGACTTTTTACGCGGGACATTAAAAAAAGACGATCAGCAGCTAGTGACCCTTACTGAAGAGCTGGCGCATTTACAACTTTACCTGGATATAGAAAAAGTGCGTTTCGGGCACCGTTTACAAACAGAAATAAGCTGTGATGAACGTTGCCGTCAGTGTACCTTACCTACATTGCTGTTGCAGCCTGTGGTGGAAAACGCTATTA
It encodes the following:
- a CDS encoding DUF4288 domain-containing protein; translation: MNWYVVKIIFRIISNENGRRAQFDEQLRLVKAASKYMAFEKAGRLGRSVELQYLNNSYNQVKWQFVNVAEVNELNALEDGTELYCNIHEAPNADVYEGWTNHKAALISLDN
- a CDS encoding LiaF transmembrane domain-containing protein, with protein sequence MESNIYQKKPGSGKAFAGVVILVLGIIFLIRQFDYFFIPDWIFSWPMWLIGIGIYQGYKHNFRNYGWLVTILIGVLFLSDDVFPFINIGHFIWPLILIIIGLWVILGRDKFNKSMKHAFHKEPYPPQPGVASDWDARVETEPVEGAPGAEPASTEQIFGKARYNYGDSHIDSTSVFGSVHKMILSKDFQGGEVINIFGGTELNFTQADINGKVFIDVTQLFGGIKLIVPPHWQVVSDMAAIFAGIDDKRRPGATALNPDKILVLKGTSIFAGVEVRSF
- a CDS encoding carbon-nitrogen hydrolase, coding for MSKVNVALVQMSCVADKQQNLNKAIDKVREAANKGAQVVCLQELFTSLYFCDVEDYDNFKLAEAIPGPSTDELSKVAAELGVVIIASLFEKRTQGLYHNTTAVVDADGSYLGKYRKMHIPDDPGFYEKFYFTPGDLGYKVFKTKFATIGVLICWDQWYPEAARITSLMGAEILFYPTAIGWASTQDVDTNTEQYNAWQTIQRSHAVANGIHVVSVNRVGEEAGLKFWGGSFVSNPFGKVMFQGSHHDEEVTVVELDLDKTDHYRTHWPFLRDRRIDSYQQITKRLIDEE
- a CDS encoding sensor histidine kinase, with protein sequence MAAPVSTFANLRWIFAACGVAWAALQIYLIHSFGFNWYIAATDGLVTAICLGGACWLIDNTLRFYQPSKNSYFNLFIWCALLAGICLAIARFGLPQLNADAEYFGFINKSLTIRYFTNFLAIGWMAMISLVYYTQQDHKENENRKAEAEKLAKEAELYNLRQQLQPHFLFNSLNSINALIGFKPDEARKMIHQLSDFLRGTLKKDDQQLVTLTEELAHLQLYLDIEKVRFGHRLQTEISCDERCRQCTLPTLLLQPVVENAIKFGLYDTMGEVVISIRGDYEEGYLQIIIQNPYDPQTAKPRKGTGFGLSGMQRRLHLIYTRNDLVETFTNDNIFTTIIKIPQV
- a CDS encoding agmatine deiminase family protein — protein: MSNQPSTIGNPANSGLTFPAEWAPHTATWLSWPHKEESWPGKIGMIYSKYCEFIKVVAEGEKVRINVKDDLMETFAKQQLEMAGADLSNIEFYHFPTNDAWCRDHGPAFLINSQTKEKVIVDWGYNAWGNKYPPYDLDDVIPTRIAKEFDLPVYHPGIVMEGGSVDFNGAGTVLTTTACLLNPNRNPHLSKEQIEEYLRNFYGVKQVLWLGDGIVGDDTDGHIDDITRFVNEDTVVTVVEDDPEDDNYHLLQENLEALKKMRLLDGRQLNIVELPMPDAVEYDSQRLPASYANFYIANSAVVVPIYRCDKDQLALDILIKCFPDRKVVGIDSTDIIWGLGSFHCLSQQEPAV
- a CDS encoding lysylphosphatidylglycerol synthase transmembrane domain-containing protein, which gives rise to MAFPFASRFPLIRLQALHTSRYPLQSLTQLSFSNHSPITQSTIHHLTNCLSLRAMTEAEEEVAPKTTKQKVINFLKLLAKIVVTSALLYYVFSKVPLSKVKDHFLVANYWWMFAAFLCFILSTVVSSWRLLSFIKSIGLKLDWRFNLRLYLLGMFYNFLLPGGIGGDGYKIYLLKKKYNIPAKKTFWALLFDRLSGLWAIGLIVCILIVLVPQFPLHFFIPGSIFLAGTAIYYGVARYFFKDYTHYFFTAHLKAVMVQSLQLLTILLVMFGQNFTGKFAAYLLSFLLSALAAVLPTIGGAGAREAIFTKLADVFHMQVGLAVYLSISFYLISLLVAISGVYYLLRPSRLEEGLPKVEEGSVPIEDEGDIL